One window from the genome of Paracoccus zhejiangensis encodes:
- a CDS encoding serine hydrolase domain-containing protein: MQRRTLIASALLTTLLAAPALAQDRLTPILDEIEAQDRFRAIAIWRNGTEIAARGYHGWTPDRATNIKSASKSIVSALAGIAIAKGALQGPNQPIAPLLQNDLPQDPDPRLSQVTLGNLLSMQAGLERQSGPNYGRWVSSRNWVRAALAAPFTQNPGSGMQYSTASTHLVSAILTRATGQSTLALAQDWLAPLPGFAITGWERDPQGIYLGGNQMAMSTRSLMQFGAMYADGGQVQGRQVVPAEWIAASWQRRTASIFSGQGYGYGWFLSRAGGRDLRYGWGYGGQMIYVFPRQGRAAPLAIAMTSDPDQPSARTGYRDYLQDLAGRIAASV; encoded by the coding sequence ATGCAGCGTAGAACCCTGATCGCCTCCGCCCTCCTCACGACCCTTCTCGCCGCGCCTGCGCTGGCGCAGGACCGGCTGACACCGATCCTCGACGAGATCGAGGCGCAGGACCGCTTTCGCGCCATCGCCATTTGGCGGAACGGGACCGAGATCGCCGCCCGTGGCTATCACGGCTGGACGCCCGACCGCGCGACCAACATCAAGTCGGCCTCGAAATCCATCGTCTCGGCACTGGCTGGCATCGCCATCGCCAAGGGTGCGCTGCAGGGACCGAACCAGCCGATAGCCCCGCTGCTGCAAAACGATTTGCCGCAGGATCCCGATCCCCGCCTGTCGCAGGTGACGCTTGGCAATCTTCTATCGATGCAGGCGGGGCTAGAGCGGCAATCGGGCCCGAATTACGGTCGCTGGGTCAGCAGCCGCAACTGGGTGCGCGCTGCCTTGGCCGCGCCCTTCACGCAGAACCCCGGCAGCGGAATGCAATACTCCACCGCCTCGACACATCTCGTTTCGGCCATCCTGACCCGCGCCACCGGCCAAAGCACGCTGGCCCTGGCGCAGGACTGGCTCGCCCCCCTGCCCGGCTTTGCCATCACCGGATGGGAGCGCGACCCGCAGGGCATCTATCTGGGCGGCAACCAGATGGCGATGAGCACCCGCTCGCTGATGCAGTTCGGCGCGATGTACGCGGATGGCGGGCAAGTTCAGGGTCGCCAAGTGGTGCCGGCCGAGTGGATCGCGGCAAGCTGGCAGCGCCGCACCGCCTCGATCTTCAGCGGTCAGGGTTACGGCTATGGCTGGTTCCTGTCGCGGGCGGGCGGGCGCGATCTGCGCTATGGTTGGGGCTATGGCGGGCAGATGATCTATGTCTTCCCGCGCCAGGGCCGCGCCGCGCCGCTGGCCATCGCCATGACCTCGGACCCCGACCAGCCCTCGGCCCGGACCGGCTACCGCGATTACCTTCAGGATCTGGCCGGGCGGATCGCGGCCTCGGTCTGA
- a CDS encoding uracil-DNA glycosylase family protein: MIETSAPALPARIADCRLCAGRFALTATAHRPRPVVWFRPGARLLIVGQAPGLRVHESGRPFTDPSGDRLRDWMGLDEATFYARDRVAIVPMAFCFPGYDAKGADLPPPPLCAETWRAEVMACLQPRLTLLVGGSAQRWHLGTREVTATVARWRDFGPEVIPLPHPSWRNTGWLKRNPWFANDLLPDLRSRVADCLADQTEAAIRPARS, from the coding sequence ATGATCGAAACCTCTGCCCCCGCCCTGCCGGCGCGCATCGCCGACTGCCGCCTCTGCGCCGGCAGATTCGCGCTGACCGCCACCGCCCATCGCCCGCGCCCGGTGGTCTGGTTTCGGCCCGGCGCACGGCTGCTGATCGTGGGCCAAGCGCCGGGGCTCAGGGTGCATGAAAGCGGCAGGCCCTTCACCGATCCTTCGGGTGACCGGCTGCGCGACTGGATGGGGCTGGACGAGGCCACCTTCTATGCCCGCGACCGGGTGGCGATCGTGCCGATGGCCTTCTGCTTTCCGGGCTATGACGCCAAGGGCGCCGACCTGCCGCCGCCGCCGCTTTGCGCCGAGACATGGCGGGCCGAGGTGATGGCGTGCCTGCAGCCGCGGCTGACCCTGCTGGTCGGCGGTTCCGCGCAGCGCTGGCATCTTGGAACGCGGGAGGTCACCGCCACGGTGGCGCGCTGGCGGGACTTCGGCCCGGAGGTCATCCCGCTGCCGCATCCCAGCTGGCGCAATACCGGCTGGCTGAAGCGCAATCCGTGGTTTGCCAACGATCTTCTGCCCGATCTGCGAAGCCGGGTCGCCGATTGTCTGGCCGATCAGACCGAGGCCGCGATCCGCCCGGCCAGATCCTGA
- a CDS encoding SseB family protein, producing the protein MTALDDLAAIPFHDADAPARARMLSRLADTQLIVALAADPVSDDVELKLFPLEGGQVALACDTEDRLAGFFGAATPYAGMPGRVLAGLLSQAGAGLLVNPGQPSEMLLDQSMLAWLQTALAAAPVEGSAALTLRAPAAETVAALAEPLAERLADLRGMIAGAALVGAGDAGESPESHVLMIAGAPSEEQPAIAKALAETLAFLPPQPGGVDVSFAETAPPAFALRFDLSIEQATPAPARPKGPPILR; encoded by the coding sequence ATGACCGCGCTGGACGATCTTGCCGCCATCCCCTTCCACGATGCCGATGCGCCCGCCCGCGCACGGATGCTGTCGCGTCTGGCCGACACGCAGTTGATCGTGGCGCTGGCGGCTGACCCGGTCAGCGATGATGTCGAACTGAAGCTGTTCCCGCTGGAAGGTGGTCAGGTGGCGCTGGCCTGCGATACCGAGGATCGGCTGGCGGGTTTCTTTGGCGCCGCCACGCCCTATGCCGGGATGCCGGGGCGAGTTCTGGCCGGGCTGTTGTCGCAGGCGGGGGCGGGGCTGCTGGTCAATCCGGGCCAGCCCTCGGAAATGCTGCTGGACCAGTCCATGCTGGCATGGCTGCAAACAGCGCTGGCCGCCGCGCCGGTCGAGGGCAGTGCGGCGCTGACCTTGCGCGCCCCCGCTGCGGAAACAGTGGCGGCACTGGCCGAACCGCTGGCCGAGCGTCTGGCCGACCTGCGCGGGATGATCGCCGGCGCGGCGCTGGTGGGTGCGGGTGATGCGGGCGAAAGCCCCGAAAGCCACGTCCTCATGATCGCCGGCGCGCCGTCGGAGGAACAGCCGGCTATCGCCAAGGCCCTCGCGGAAACCCTCGCCTTCCTGCCGCCGCAGCCGGGCGGAGTGGATGTCAGCTTTGCCGAGACCGCGCCGCCTGCCTTTGCCCTGCGCTTCGATCTGAGCATCGAGCAGGCAACCCCGGCGCCCGCGCGCCCGAAAGGCCCGCCGATCCTGCGCTGA
- a CDS encoding DMT family transporter, translating into MSRFGSDYALGVGAVLFASVIWGTTGTAATFAPEVSAAAIGAAAMGLGGLMQALYAGRSIRANLPALAQHRVMLLLGGLAVAIYPLAFYGSMRMAGVTIGTVVTIGSAPILTALIEFTFDRTRLTARWVTAALIGLLGMTLLCLDKGGSHGGGAAGGDQALLGILLGLIGGLTYALYSWTARRVMLGGIRSDVAMGATFGIGGLLLLPVLIATGGPFLHSWQNASVGIYMALVPMFLGYLAFGYGLARIPASTATTLTLTEPVVAAILAILIVGERLSPIGWTGIALIIGCLAVLTAPRRRPALAMSGGA; encoded by the coding sequence GTGAGCCGCTTTGGCAGCGACTACGCGCTTGGCGTCGGTGCTGTGCTGTTTGCCTCGGTCATCTGGGGTACGACCGGCACGGCGGCGACCTTCGCGCCCGAGGTCAGCGCCGCCGCCATCGGCGCGGCGGCCATGGGGCTCGGCGGGCTGATGCAGGCGCTCTATGCCGGGCGCAGCATCCGCGCCAACCTGCCGGCGCTGGCGCAGCACCGGGTGATGCTGCTGCTGGGCGGGCTGGCAGTGGCGATCTATCCGCTGGCCTTCTATGGCTCGATGCGGATGGCCGGCGTCACCATCGGCACGGTCGTCACCATCGGCTCGGCCCCGATCCTGACCGCGCTGATCGAGTTCACCTTTGACCGCACCCGCCTCACGGCCCGCTGGGTCACGGCGGCGCTGATCGGCCTCTTGGGCATGACGCTTCTGTGTCTCGACAAGGGTGGCAGCCACGGCGGCGGTGCTGCGGGCGGCGATCAGGCGCTGCTGGGTATCCTCCTGGGGCTGATCGGCGGGCTGACTTATGCGCTTTATTCCTGGACCGCGCGGCGGGTGATGCTGGGCGGCATCCGCTCCGACGTGGCGATGGGGGCGACCTTCGGCATTGGCGGGTTGCTGCTTCTGCCGGTGCTGATCGCCACCGGCGGGCCATTCCTGCACTCCTGGCAGAATGCCTCGGTCGGCATCTACATGGCCCTTGTCCCGATGTTTCTGGGCTATCTCGCCTTCGGCTATGGCCTCGCGCGCATCCCGGCCAGCACCGCCACCACGCTGACGCTGACCGAGCCGGTGGTGGCGGCGATCCTTGCCATCCTGATCGTCGGCGAGCGGCTGTCGCCGATCGGCTGGACCGGGATCGCGCTGATCATTGGATGCCTCGCGGTGCTGACCGCCCCGCGCCGCCGTCCGGCGCTGGCGATGAGCGGCGGAGCCTGA
- a CDS encoding alanine/glycine:cation symporter family protein: MANHFIRQTGFAGAALLATALATVPAFAQEAAADAAAMTLDERVNHIFANSTGWFVNLIFSNFPGTTFPWIVGWLVVAATIFTVYFGFIQFRAFGHAIALVKGDYSDPNDAGEVSHFQALATALSGTVGLGNIAGVAVAVGVGGPGATFWMILAGLLGMASKFTECTLGVKYRNEYADGTVSGGPMYYMTKGFAERGLPGGKILAVLFAIFCILGSLGGGNMFQSNQAHAQLVNVFGEFPGWITGLVFAGVVFAVIVGGIKSIANVTEKIVPFMGVLYVGTALIIIFMNYDMIGTAFRQIWVGAFTWDGAVGGAIGALIQGFRRAAFSNEAGVGSAAIAHSAVRTKEPITEGFVSLLEPFIDTVVICTMTALVIIITGQLVSDPATGLFVLNEAGTAIKTVDGSGGVGLTSAAFSSAFDWFRYVLAIAVIMFAFSTMISWSYYGLKAWTFLFGEGRTKELAYKIMFCTFVVIGAAANLGPVIDFSDAAIFAMAVVNIIALYLLMPIVKREMHSYLSRLKSGEIKKFQ, encoded by the coding sequence ATGGCCAATCACTTTATCCGACAGACCGGCTTTGCCGGCGCCGCGCTGCTGGCGACCGCCCTTGCCACCGTCCCCGCCTTCGCCCAGGAGGCCGCCGCCGACGCTGCGGCCATGACCCTCGACGAGCGGGTGAACCACATCTTCGCCAATTCGACCGGCTGGTTCGTGAACCTGATCTTCTCGAACTTCCCGGGCACGACCTTCCCCTGGATCGTTGGGTGGCTGGTCGTTGCCGCGACCATCTTTACCGTCTATTTCGGCTTCATCCAGTTCCGCGCCTTCGGCCATGCCATCGCGCTGGTGAAGGGTGACTATTCCGACCCCAACGACGCCGGCGAGGTCAGCCACTTCCAGGCGCTGGCAACGGCGCTGTCGGGAACGGTCGGCCTTGGCAATATCGCCGGCGTCGCCGTGGCCGTGGGCGTGGGTGGACCGGGCGCGACCTTCTGGATGATCCTCGCGGGTCTTCTGGGCATGGCGTCCAAGTTCACCGAATGCACCTTGGGCGTGAAATACCGCAACGAATATGCGGATGGCACCGTCTCGGGCGGTCCGATGTATTACATGACCAAGGGCTTTGCCGAGCGTGGCCTGCCCGGCGGCAAGATCCTTGCCGTGCTGTTCGCGATCTTCTGTATCCTCGGCTCGCTTGGCGGCGGGAACATGTTCCAGTCGAACCAGGCCCATGCCCAGCTGGTCAACGTCTTTGGCGAGTTTCCGGGCTGGATCACCGGCCTCGTCTTTGCCGGCGTGGTCTTTGCGGTCATCGTCGGCGGCATCAAGTCCATCGCCAATGTGACCGAGAAGATCGTGCCCTTCATGGGCGTCCTTTATGTCGGCACCGCGCTGATCATCATCTTCATGAACTATGACATGATCGGCACCGCCTTCCGGCAGATCTGGGTCGGCGCATTCACCTGGGACGGGGCAGTCGGCGGGGCCATCGGCGCGCTGATCCAGGGCTTCCGCCGCGCCGCCTTCTCGAACGAGGCCGGCGTCGGCTCGGCCGCCATCGCCCATTCGGCGGTGCGCACCAAGGAGCCTATCACCGAGGGCTTCGTCTCGCTTCTGGAACCCTTCATCGACACGGTGGTCATCTGCACCATGACGGCGCTGGTCATCATCATCACCGGCCAGCTGGTCTCTGACCCGGCGACCGGTCTCTTCGTGCTGAACGAGGCCGGCACCGCGATCAAGACCGTGGATGGCAGCGGCGGCGTCGGCCTGACCTCGGCCGCGTTCAGCAGCGCCTTTGACTGGTTCCGCTATGTGCTGGCCATCGCGGTGATCATGTTCGCCTTCTCGACCATGATCTCGTGGAGCTATTACGGGCTCAAAGCCTGGACCTTCCTCTTCGGCGAGGGCCGGACCAAGGAACTGGCCTACAAGATCATGTTCTGCACCTTCGTGGTCATCGGTGCCGCCGCCAATCTCGGCCCGGTCATCGACTTCTCGGACGCGGCGATCTTTGCCATGGCGGTGGTGAACATCATCGCGCTTTACCTGCTGATGCCGATCGTGAAGCGCGAGATGCACAGCTATCTCTCGCGGCTGAAGTCGGGCGAGATCAAGAAGTTCCAGTGA
- a CDS encoding CDP-alcohol phosphatidyltransferase family protein has translation MNPRLKALSVHLLTATGVLFSMLAMLAAVEGDWSEMFLWLLVAFVVDGVDGPLARRFDVKTNWPAYDGVLMDLIIDYLTYVFIPAFALFTSGLLSGWTGWFLSFVIVYGSVVYFADTRMKTKDNSFAGFPACWNMVVLVLFAIKPHWTVIAFIVITLAAAMFTNIKFIHPVRTERWRAISLPMAIAWMLFALWAIAVDFHPASWAVWGLVITSVWLLVAGAVQQLIPERA, from the coding sequence ATGAATCCGCGTCTCAAGGCCCTGTCCGTCCATCTGCTGACCGCCACCGGCGTGCTCTTTTCGATGCTCGCCATGCTGGCGGCGGTCGAGGGTGACTGGTCGGAAATGTTCCTGTGGCTGCTGGTGGCCTTCGTGGTCGATGGTGTCGATGGCCCGCTGGCGCGGCGGTTCGATGTCAAGACCAACTGGCCGGCCTATGACGGCGTGCTGATGGACCTCATCATCGACTACCTGACCTATGTCTTCATCCCGGCCTTCGCGCTGTTCACTTCGGGGCTGCTCTCTGGCTGGACCGGCTGGTTCCTCAGCTTTGTCATCGTTTACGGCAGCGTCGTCTATTTCGCCGATACGCGCATGAAAACGAAGGATAATTCCTTCGCCGGCTTCCCCGCCTGCTGGAACATGGTGGTGCTGGTCCTCTTCGCCATCAAGCCGCATTGGACGGTGATTGCCTTCATCGTCATCACCCTTGCGGCGGCAATGTTCACCAATATCAAGTTCATCCACCCCGTCCGCACCGAACGCTGGCGGGCGATATCGCTGCCGATGGCGATCGCCTGGATGCTGTTCGCGCTCTGGGCCATCGCGGTTGATTTCCACCCGGCCAGTTGGGCGGTCTGGGGGCTGGTCATCACCTCGGTCTGGCTTCTGGTCGCGGGCGCGGTGCAGCAGCTGATCCCCGAAAGGGCTTGA
- the fucP gene encoding L-fucose:H+ symporter permease, with amino-acid sequence MSTERKFVFDDMRFPFILIVTCFAAWGIAANMTDPLVKVFSKIFSMSTLQASFVQFAYYGAYFCLALPAAFINRRYSYKTGVLVGLGMAIAGAFLFYPAAQAMTFGFFLLALFTLAGGLSILETSANPFVIAMGPEGNATRRLNFAQAFNPVGTNIGVFLAATLILPRLNPATPEERAAMAPEALHAVQTDELQAVMTPYVGFAFVLLAIWIAIVLTRMPTEREARAEGPREVHFTATLGRLLGNRHYRFGVIAQFFNVAAQTCVWTFTIQYVIEAIGGDEAQAGWYLQASLIVFLISRFVMVWLMGFVRPAGLLTMMALGGTALCLYAAFNPGMSGIWAIVMISACLSLMFPTIYGIALHGLGEDTKFGAAGLVMAILGGALMPLVHGAVMDAYGAAFSYVVPGLCFLVVAGFGLFDLRSENREHVSQT; translated from the coding sequence ATGAGCACAGAACGCAAATTCGTCTTTGACGACATGCGCTTTCCCTTCATCCTGATCGTGACCTGCTTTGCGGCCTGGGGGATCGCCGCGAACATGACCGACCCCTTGGTCAAGGTGTTCTCCAAGATCTTCTCGATGAGCACGCTTCAGGCGTCCTTCGTGCAGTTTGCCTATTACGGCGCCTATTTCTGCCTCGCCTTGCCGGCGGCCTTCATCAATCGCCGCTACAGCTACAAGACCGGGGTGCTGGTCGGGCTGGGCATGGCCATTGCCGGGGCCTTCCTGTTCTACCCGGCCGCGCAGGCGATGACCTTCGGCTTCTTCCTGCTGGCGCTGTTCACGCTGGCGGGCGGGCTATCGATCCTCGAGACCTCGGCCAATCCCTTCGTCATCGCCATGGGGCCCGAGGGCAATGCCACGCGGCGGCTGAACTTTGCCCAGGCCTTCAACCCGGTCGGCACCAATATCGGGGTGTTCCTCGCGGCGACGCTAATCCTGCCCCGGCTGAACCCCGCCACGCCCGAGGAGCGCGCGGCGATGGCGCCCGAGGCGCTGCACGCGGTCCAGACCGACGAGTTGCAGGCGGTGATGACGCCCTATGTCGGCTTTGCCTTCGTGCTGCTGGCGATCTGGATCGCCATTGTTCTGACCCGGATGCCGACCGAGCGCGAGGCCCGCGCCGAGGGCCCGCGCGAGGTGCATTTCACCGCCACGCTGGGGCGGCTGCTGGGGAACCGGCATTACCGTTTCGGTGTCATCGCCCAGTTCTTCAACGTCGCGGCGCAAACCTGCGTCTGGACCTTCACCATTCAATACGTGATCGAGGCGATCGGCGGCGACGAGGCGCAGGCGGGCTGGTACCTGCAAGCCAGCCTGATCGTCTTCCTGATCTCGCGCTTCGTCATGGTCTGGCTGATGGGCTTTGTCCGGCCTGCCGGGCTTCTGACGATGATGGCGCTCGGCGGCACCGCGCTGTGCCTCTATGCCGCGTTCAATCCCGGCATGTCGGGCATCTGGGCCATCGTGATGATCTCGGCCTGTCTGTCGCTGATGTTCCCCACGATCTATGGTATCGCGCTGCACGGCTTGGGCGAGGATACCAAGTTCGGCGCGGCTGGCCTCGTCATGGCGATCCTTGGCGGCGCGCTGATGCCGCTGGTTCATGGCGCGGTGATGGATGCCTATGGCGCGGCCTTCTCCTATGTCGTGCCGGGGCTGTGCTTCCTGGTCGTCGCAGGCTTCGGGCTGTTCGATCTCAGGTCCGAAAATCGCGAGCATGTGAGCCAGACGTGA
- a CDS encoding ABC transporter substrate-binding protein produces MFHRMTSSVAALALMAGTAWAAPDAITLGMVLEPPNLDPTAGAAAATDEVVYANVFEGLTRFGSDGAILPALASSWDVEEDGKVYVFHLHPGVKFHDGADFTAEDVVFSLDRARAADSTNAQKVLFEGIESVEAVDPETVRVTLRAPDGNFPFKMAWGDAVMVDAASASDLATKPVGTGPFQFGNWVQGDRIVLNAFDGYWGEKPALKTATFRIISDPTAAFAAMMAGDVDAFPNYPAPETLAQLQADPRFKVLVGTTEGETILAMNNTQPPLDNAKVREAIAHAINREDIVQGAMFGYGTPIGSHFAPHHPDYVDETGKSAYDPEASKALLAEAGVSDLTLRLALPPPPYARRGGEIIAAELREVGIQTEITNMEWAQWLETVFKGGDFDLTVISHTEPMDIDIYARPDYYFHYAKPEFVALMDQLKATTDPAARSDLLKQAQDMIADDHVNAFLFQLAKTGVANAKIEGLWENAPTQANDLTKVHWID; encoded by the coding sequence ATGTTTCACAGAATGACATCCTCGGTTGCGGCGCTGGCGCTGATGGCCGGCACCGCATGGGCCGCGCCCGACGCGATCACCCTCGGCATGGTGCTGGAGCCGCCAAATCTCGACCCGACCGCCGGGGCGGCCGCCGCGACCGACGAGGTGGTCTATGCCAATGTCTTCGAGGGGCTGACCCGCTTCGGCAGCGACGGCGCGATCCTGCCCGCGCTGGCGTCAAGCTGGGATGTCGAGGAGGACGGCAAGGTCTATGTCTTCCATCTGCATCCGGGGGTGAAGTTCCACGACGGCGCCGATTTCACCGCCGAGGATGTGGTCTTCTCGCTGGACCGGGCGCGGGCGGCCGACTCGACCAATGCCCAGAAGGTGCTGTTCGAGGGCATCGAAAGCGTCGAGGCGGTGGACCCCGAGACAGTGCGCGTGACGCTGAGAGCGCCCGATGGCAATTTCCCCTTCAAGATGGCATGGGGCGATGCGGTCATGGTCGATGCGGCCAGCGCCTCTGATCTGGCGACGAAGCCAGTGGGCACCGGGCCGTTCCAGTTCGGCAACTGGGTGCAGGGCGACCGGATCGTGCTGAATGCCTTCGACGGCTATTGGGGCGAGAAGCCGGCACTGAAGACAGCCACCTTCCGCATCATCAGTGACCCCACCGCCGCCTTTGCCGCGATGATGGCCGGCGATGTCGATGCCTTCCCGAACTACCCCGCGCCCGAGACGCTGGCCCAGCTTCAGGCCGATCCGCGCTTCAAGGTGCTGGTCGGCACCACCGAGGGCGAGACTATCCTGGCGATGAACAACACGCAGCCGCCGCTAGACAATGCGAAGGTGCGCGAGGCCATCGCCCATGCGATCAACCGCGAGGACATCGTACAAGGCGCGATGTTCGGCTATGGCACGCCCATCGGCAGCCATTTCGCCCCGCATCATCCGGACTATGTCGACGAGACCGGCAAGTCGGCCTATGACCCAGAGGCCTCAAAGGCGCTTCTGGCCGAGGCCGGGGTCAGCGATCTGACCTTGCGGCTGGCGCTGCCGCCACCTCCCTATGCGAGGCGCGGCGGCGAGATCATCGCGGCGGAATTGCGCGAGGTCGGCATCCAGACCGAGATCACCAATATGGAATGGGCGCAATGGCTGGAAACGGTGTTCAAGGGCGGTGATTTCGACCTGACCGTCATCAGCCATACCGAACCCATGGACATCGATATCTATGCTAGGCCGGATTACTATTTCCACTATGCCAAGCCCGAGTTCGTGGCGCTGATGGACCAGTTGAAGGCCACGACCGATCCCGCAGCGCGCAGCGATCTGCTGAAGCAGGCGCAGGACATGATCGCCGACGATCACGTCAACGCCTTCCTGTTCCAGCTGGCCAAGACCGGCGTGGCCAATGCCAAGATCGAAGGGCTGTGGGAGAACGCTCCGACCCAGGCCAATGACCTGACCAAGGTGCATTGGATCGACTGA
- a CDS encoding TetR/AcrR family transcriptional regulator has protein sequence MESPQKPPSAHDKLLRAAAALFYDNGITGTGIDAVVQRAGVAKKSLYNNFASKADLVSQYLEARHAEWLALNDARQEGAQTPQDQILAVFDAYRDHAEFAYEHGFRGCGLLNAAAELTADDPGRQVVRRHKEEVEALLLAPLSELLPGDPARAGRLARQLSFLLEGAMARAGLEGSSAQLLEARAMAADLLVTL, from the coding sequence ATGGAATCACCCCAGAAGCCCCCCAGCGCCCATGACAAGCTGCTGCGCGCCGCGGCCGCGCTGTTCTATGACAACGGCATCACCGGCACCGGCATCGATGCGGTGGTGCAGCGCGCCGGTGTGGCGAAGAAAAGCCTCTACAACAATTTCGCCTCCAAGGCCGATCTGGTCAGCCAGTATCTCGAGGCCCGCCATGCCGAATGGCTGGCGCTGAACGATGCCCGGCAAGAGGGTGCACAGACCCCGCAGGACCAGATCCTCGCGGTCTTCGACGCCTATCGTGATCACGCCGAATTCGCCTATGAGCACGGCTTCCGCGGCTGTGGCCTCTTGAACGCGGCGGCGGAACTGACCGCCGATGATCCCGGTCGGCAGGTGGTGCGCCGCCACAAGGAAGAGGTCGAGGCGCTGCTGCTGGCGCCGCTCTCCGAACTGCTGCCCGGTGATCCGGCGCGGGCCGGGCGGCTGGCGCGGCAACTGTCTTTCCTTCTGGAAGGCGCGATGGCGCGGGCGGGGCTGGAAGGGTCAAGCGCGCAACTGCTCGAGGCGCGCGCGATGGCCGCCGACCTGCTGGTAACGCTGTGA
- a CDS encoding ABC transporter ATP-binding protein, translating into MLEFDNVSKSFWTGKQRKVILDRASFRVERGNSLGILAPNGTGKTTLVNMMCGLEKPDEGDIRAECRISFPLGFMGGVVNRHSANENARYIARIYGLDPDYVEAFCRWLTDIGEYFDRPIGTYSTGMRQRFTFSLLLALDFDVYLIDEGMPQSTDAEFNRKAGSVLYDRLRKATVIVVSHQPSTIEKFCRSAAIMRDGKLYMFETLDEAKQYYDYTA; encoded by the coding sequence ATGCTGGAATTCGACAATGTTTCCAAGTCCTTCTGGACCGGCAAGCAGCGCAAGGTGATCCTTGACCGCGCCTCTTTCCGGGTCGAGCGTGGCAATTCCCTTGGCATCCTCGCCCCCAATGGCACTGGCAAGACCACGCTGGTCAACATGATGTGCGGGCTGGAGAAACCCGATGAGGGCGATATCCGCGCCGAGTGCCGGATTTCCTTCCCGCTCGGCTTCATGGGCGGGGTGGTCAATCGCCATTCGGCCAATGAAAATGCACGCTACATCGCCCGGATCTATGGTCTGGACCCGGATTATGTCGAGGCCTTCTGCCGCTGGCTCACCGATATCGGCGAATATTTCGACCGGCCCATCGGCACCTATTCGACCGGGATGCGGCAGCGATTTACCTTCTCTCTGCTGCTGGCGCTGGATTTCGACGTCTACCTGATCGACGAGGGAATGCCGCAATCGACGGATGCCGAGTTCAACCGAAAGGCCGGTTCGGTCCTCTATGACCGCCTGCGCAAGGCGACGGTGATCGTCGTCTCGCACCAGCCCAGCACGATCGAGAAATTCTGCCGCTCGGCCGCCATCATGCGCGACGGAAAACTGTACATGTTCGAGACACTTGACGAGGCCAAGCAGTATTATGACTACACCGCCTAA
- a CDS encoding universal stress protein: MAEKIVVGYDGSESSHRALTFAADRARAIGATLVIAHVLEWSPYSFLTPTELEERHKRRTDELSRAENALIAPVVKELAGSGLSIETELKYGHIAETLCKIASEHQAAQVVIGRTGHSNMASRLFGSVAGSLAQIAPAPVTIVP; the protein is encoded by the coding sequence ATGGCTGAGAAGATTGTCGTCGGCTACGACGGCAGCGAAAGTTCGCATCGCGCGCTGACTTTCGCGGCTGATCGAGCCCGCGCCATCGGCGCAACTCTGGTGATCGCCCACGTGCTGGAATGGTCGCCCTATTCGTTCCTGACGCCCACCGAGCTGGAAGAGAGGCACAAGCGCCGCACCGACGAGCTTTCCCGGGCCGAGAACGCGCTGATCGCCCCGGTGGTCAAGGAGCTGGCCGGCAGCGGCCTCTCGATCGAGACCGAGCTGAAATACGGCCATATCGCCGAAACCCTGTGCAAGATCGCCAGCGAGCATCAGGCAGCGCAGGTGGTGATCGGCCGGACCGGCCATTCCAACATGGCCTCGCGCCTGTTCGGATCGGTCGCCGGATCGCTGGCGCAGATCGCGCCCGCCCCCGTGACCATCGTACCGTGA